In Bosea sp. (in: a-proteobacteria), one DNA window encodes the following:
- a CDS encoding DUF3489 domain-containing protein: MSKPTKMQTNVLSAASKRTDATITVPPELKGAAKRAFAVGLIGQGWARETRNGHGGPAGPAPAEAQSRPSLVITALGRQVITWHHEAESAVTVVSPAPKQVADSSTCLPELPAENGPAKATKQALVIGLLTRPEGASCDELITATGWLPHTVRAALVRLRQKGLSIVLSRGEDEISRYRLVEATAA; this comes from the coding sequence ATGTCAAAGCCGACCAAAATGCAGACGAACGTACTCTCGGCAGCGAGCAAGCGGACGGATGCGACGATCACCGTGCCGCCGGAGCTGAAGGGTGCCGCCAAGCGTGCCTTTGCGGTAGGATTGATCGGCCAGGGCTGGGCTCGTGAAACAAGGAACGGGCACGGAGGCCCTGCCGGACCGGCCCCGGCTGAAGCTCAGTCGAGGCCAAGCCTGGTGATCACGGCGCTCGGCCGGCAGGTGATCACCTGGCATCACGAGGCCGAATCCGCTGTAACTGTCGTCTCGCCAGCACCGAAACAGGTGGCGGACTCCAGCACTTGTTTGCCGGAGCTGCCCGCGGAGAACGGCCCAGCCAAAGCGACGAAGCAGGCGCTCGTGATCGGCCTGCTCACCCGTCCCGAGGGGGCCTCCTGCGATGAACTGATCACCGCGACCGGCTGGCTGCCGCATACAGTTCGCGCCGCCCTGGTGCGGCTGCGCCAGAAGGGGTTGAGCATCGTGCTCAGCCGGGGTGAAGACGAGATCAGCCGCTATCGGCTGGTCGAGGCCACTGCCGCGTGA
- a CDS encoding DUF2924 domain-containing protein, producing the protein MAKRPPRSGKADSVGTAEDLPSAISAEALRAGWRRTIGKPMPRHLPQMLLMRVLAYRQQALRHGDLSRQALAELKRAAARTGRDEGNGGSPPSAPRILKPGTLLVREHGGAMHQVMVMANGFAWRGKTYPSLSGVAFAITGTRWNGPRFFGLDRRGRL; encoded by the coding sequence ATGGCGAAGCGACCGCCCCGGTCCGGCAAGGCGGATAGCGTTGGGACGGCCGAGGACCTTCCCTCGGCCATCAGTGCCGAGGCCTTACGGGCGGGCTGGCGCCGGACGATCGGCAAGCCGATGCCAAGACATCTGCCCCAGATGTTGCTGATGCGCGTCCTGGCCTATCGCCAGCAGGCGCTGCGCCATGGCGATCTCAGCCGCCAAGCGCTGGCGGAGCTGAAGCGAGCAGCCGCCCGGACCGGACGCGACGAGGGCAATGGCGGCAGCCCGCCATCTGCCCCTCGCATCCTCAAGCCTGGCACCCTGCTGGTGCGCGAGCATGGCGGGGCGATGCACCAGGTCATGGTGATGGCGAATGGCTTTGCCTGGCGGGGAAAAACCTATCCGAGCCTGTCAGGCGTCGCCTTCGCCATCACCGGCACCCGCTGGAACGGGCCGCGATTCTTCGGTCTCGACAGGCGGGGGCGGTTATGA
- a CDS encoding recombinase family protein → MTRPAVKPLRCAIYTRVSTDHGLEQEFNSLDAQREAAEAYVRSQSHEGWRLLPEAYDDGGFSGGTMERPGLQRLLADIEAGRIDIVVVYKVDRLTRSLADFAKLVELFDAHGVSFVSVTQAFNTTSSMGRLTLNVLLSFAQFEREVTGERIRDKIAASKKKGLWMGGTIPLGYRVEDRKLLVEPDEAATVRSIFAQYLELGSIRALQDALRKQGVRSRTRILSNGKSVGGVPLTNGPLAYLLKNRTYLGEINHRCQSYPGEHEAIIPAEQFEATQRLVARNTIEHRRLRLRSLALLIGRLRDDRGHAMSPSYAVKNRVRYRYYVSQAAMQGRKAEAGTLRRVAADAIEQAVLASLRSVAMAMRAGDQHASDIDHPESDAALIQHLVDHIVVGKTEIVIHLIPDSVPAGHPAALALAWTPPSPTRRREIVEVAGMDDRQAATPMNEETRGKLVQAIARARSWLAELLKDTMLSTDAIAARESLSERAVRMRLSLAFLAPDIVEAAIAGHLPQSFGITRLSDLPPGWTEQRKVLGLAERPR, encoded by the coding sequence ATGACCCGTCCTGCGGTCAAGCCGCTGCGCTGCGCGATCTATACCCGCGTCTCGACCGATCACGGGTTGGAGCAGGAGTTCAACTCGCTCGATGCTCAGCGCGAGGCGGCTGAAGCCTATGTCAGAAGCCAATCCCACGAGGGCTGGCGCCTCCTGCCCGAGGCTTATGACGATGGCGGCTTCTCTGGCGGGACCATGGAACGGCCAGGGCTTCAGCGGCTCCTGGCCGATATCGAAGCCGGCCGCATCGACATCGTGGTGGTCTATAAGGTCGACCGGCTGACCCGCTCGCTCGCCGACTTCGCCAAGCTCGTCGAACTGTTCGATGCCCACGGCGTCTCCTTCGTCTCGGTGACGCAAGCCTTCAACACCACCAGCAGCATGGGCAGGCTGACGCTGAACGTGCTGCTCTCCTTCGCCCAGTTCGAGCGCGAGGTCACCGGCGAGCGCATCCGCGACAAGATCGCCGCTTCCAAGAAGAAGGGGTTGTGGATGGGCGGCACCATACCGCTTGGCTACCGCGTTGAGGACCGCAAGCTCCTCGTCGAGCCCGATGAGGCTGCGACCGTCCGCTCGATCTTCGCGCAATATCTCGAACTGGGATCGATCCGGGCGCTGCAAGATGCGCTGCGCAAGCAAGGCGTCCGGTCACGGACCAGAATCCTCAGCAATGGCAAGAGCGTCGGCGGCGTGCCGCTCACGAACGGTCCCCTCGCCTATCTGCTGAAGAACCGGACCTATCTCGGCGAGATCAACCATCGCTGCCAGAGCTATCCCGGTGAGCACGAGGCGATCATCCCGGCCGAGCAGTTCGAGGCGACCCAAAGGCTGGTCGCCCGGAACACCATCGAGCACCGCCGGCTGCGCTTGCGCTCATTAGCGCTGTTGATCGGCCGGCTGCGTGATGATCGTGGCCATGCCATGAGCCCGAGCTATGCGGTCAAGAACCGGGTGCGCTATCGCTACTATGTCTCGCAGGCCGCCATGCAAGGCCGCAAGGCCGAAGCCGGCACATTGCGGCGGGTCGCGGCCGATGCGATCGAACAGGCCGTCCTCGCGTCCTTGCGATCCGTCGCAATGGCAATGAGAGCCGGTGATCAGCACGCCTCAGACATAGATCATCCGGAATCGGATGCAGCCCTGATCCAGCATCTGGTCGACCACATCGTCGTCGGCAAGACCGAGATCGTCATCCATCTCATCCCGGATAGCGTTCCAGCCGGCCATCCAGCTGCGCTCGCCCTGGCCTGGACTCCCCCCTCCCCGACTCGCCGGCGCGAGATCGTCGAGGTCGCCGGGATGGACGACCGTCAGGCTGCAACCCCAATGAACGAGGAGACCCGCGGCAAGCTGGTCCAGGCCATCGCGCGGGCACGCTCCTGGCTGGCCGAGCTGCTCAAGGACACGATGCTCTCGACCGATGCCATCGCCGCCCGCGAGAGCCTAAGTGAGCGCGCGGTTCGCATGCGACTCTCGCTTGCCTTCCTGGCGCCCGACATCGTCGAGGCCGCCATCGCCGGGCATCTGCCGCAGAGCTTCGGCATCACCCGACTCAGCGACCTGCCCCCGGGCTGGACCGAGCAGCGCAAAGTGCTGGGGCTGGCCGAGAGGCCGCGCTGA
- a CDS encoding IS3 family transposase (programmed frameshift), with protein sequence MTGSYPKVEVLTGPERRRRWSVAEKLEIVAQTREAGVTVSLVARRCGVSPNQLFTWRRLAEQGALTATAAEEEVVPASAFREQQEQIRELQRLLGKKTLEVEILKDALELGGGYKKTEIAVAVAAQGRFAMNTVAATLDVARSHLAARLAQRTAGRSPQRRGRPPLPEEALLAEIETVIEDMPTYGYARVWARLRRKALTEGRAPANRKRVYRVMKVNGLLLERHAGGVERRHDGRIAVERSNLRWCSDGFEIGCDNGEKVRVAFALDCCDREAIGHVATTEGIKGEDVCDLMVTAVEHRFGKVNRLPQTIEWLTDNGSCYIAGPTRRFARDIGLEPLTTPVQSPQSNGMAEAFVRTFKRDYVSVNPIPDAKTVMLALPEWFDHYNELHPHRSLGYRSPREFIAAHAAP encoded by the exons ATGACTGGTTCTTATCCGAAGGTTGAGGTCCTGACCGGGCCTGAGCGGCGTCGCCGGTGGTCGGTTGCGGAGAAGTTGGAGATCGTCGCGCAGACGCGCGAGGCGGGTGTCACGGTCAGCCTTGTGGCACGCCGGTGCGGCGTGTCGCCGAACCAGCTTTTCACGTGGCGGCGGCTTGCCGAGCAAGGGGCGCTGACCGCGACGGCGGCCGAGGAGGAAGTGGTCCCGGCCTCCGCCTTCCGGGAGCAGCAGGAGCAAATCCGCGAATTGCAGCGGCTCCTGGGCAAGAAGACCCTGGAGGTGGAAATCCTGAAGGACGCCCTCGAACTGG GCGGAGGATATAAAAAAACGGAGATTGCGGTCGCTGTCGCTGCCCAAGGACGGTTTGCCATGAACACCGTCGCCGCGACGCTGGACGTGGCCCGTTCGCATCTCGCCGCCCGGCTGGCGCAGCGGACGGCCGGGCGCTCTCCCCAGCGCAGAGGCCGTCCGCCCCTGCCGGAAGAGGCGCTCCTGGCCGAGATCGAGACGGTCATCGAGGACATGCCAACCTACGGCTATGCTCGCGTCTGGGCCAGATTGCGCCGCAAAGCCCTGACCGAGGGCCGTGCGCCCGCCAATCGCAAGCGCGTCTATCGGGTGATGAAGGTCAACGGCCTTCTGCTCGAACGCCATGCCGGTGGGGTCGAGCGCCGTCACGACGGCCGCATCGCCGTCGAACGCTCCAACCTGCGCTGGTGCTCGGACGGCTTCGAGATCGGCTGCGACAACGGCGAAAAGGTCCGCGTCGCCTTCGCGCTCGATTGCTGCGACCGGGAAGCCATTGGCCATGTCGCCACCACCGAGGGCATCAAGGGCGAAGATGTCTGCGACCTCATGGTCACCGCCGTCGAGCACCGCTTCGGCAAGGTCAACCGCCTGCCGCAGACCATCGAATGGCTGACCGATAACGGCTCCTGCTACATCGCAGGTCCGACCCGCCGCTTTGCCCGCGATATCGGCCTGGAGCCGCTCACAACTCCGGTCCAGAGCCCGCAGAGCAACGGCATGGCCGAAGCCTTCGTGCGAACCTTCAAGCGCGACTACGTCTCGGTGAATCCCATCCCCGATGCCAAAACCGTCATGCTCGCCCTGCCGGAATGGTTCGACCACTACAACGAGCTTCACCCGCACAGGTCGCTCGGATATCGTTCACCCCGCGAGTTCATCGCGGCCCATGCAGCACCGTGA